The Denticeps clupeoides chromosome 5, fDenClu1.1, whole genome shotgun sequence genome includes a region encoding these proteins:
- the prodha gene encoding proline dehydrogenase 1, mitochondrial → MQDAKAVSALARAHFGRVFATRSAQERFRSTAASRRRAAEDEAAEQPPCALLQESAQGDVIRQTRSSAEPASGRISINFDNTVEAYRSKKNWELLRSLLVFKLCSLDFLVDKNKEIMDLSRKFLGQKLFEKLMKMTFYGQFVAGEDQESIKPLIQKNQAFGVGSVLDYSVEEDLTQEEAEKKEMESCVSEAEKQNHGIDQREKKFKAHRQFGDRRGGVISARTYFYADEAKCDQHMDTFIKCIKASGGASVDGFSAIKMTALGRPQFLLQFSEVLVKWKRFFKFLAAQQGKDDVDILEQKLELEHLQESLTQMGVGAKADIKNWFTGEKLGLSGTIDLLDWNSLINDRTKISNLLLVPNVETGHLEPLLSRFTDEEEKQMKRMLQRLDVLAKHALENGVRLMVDAEQTYFQPAISRLTLEMQRLYNQEKPIIFNTYQCYLKEAYDNVSVDVELSRREGWFFGAKLVRGAYMYQERSRAAEIGYEDPINPDYEATNRMYHKCLEYILLEIEHNRKANVMVASHNEDTVKFTLEKMNEMGLRPSENKVYFGQLLGMCDQISFPLGQAGFPVYKYVPYGPVNEVIPYLSRRAQENRGFMKGSQRERALLGQELKRRLFKGQLLYQPV, encoded by the exons ATGCAAGACGCAAAAGCGGTTTCTGCCCTGGCCAGGGCTCACTTCGGGCGCGTGTTCGCGACGAGGTCCGCGCAGGAAAGGTTTCGGTCAACGGCAGCATCGCGGCGGCGGGCGGCGGAGGATGAGGCGGCGGAGCAGCCGCCGTGCGCCCTGCTCCAGGAGTCCGCCCAGGGGGACGTGATCCGCCAGACCAGGAGCTCAGCGGAACCCGCGTCCGGCCGCATATCCATCAACTTTGACAACACAGTGGAAGCCTACAGGAGCAAGAAGAACTGGGAGCTCCTCAGGAGCCTGCTGGTCTTCAAGCTCTGCTCGCTTGACTTCCTGGTTGACAAAAATAAAGAG ATTATGGACCTCAGCAGGAAATTCCTTGGTCAAAAGCTCTTCGAGAAGCTAATGAAGATGACCTTCTATGGCCAATTTGTTGCTGGAGAAGACCAAGAATCCATCAAGCCTTTGATCCAGAAGAACCAGGCATTTGGTGTCGGTTCAGTACTCGACTACAGTGTGGAGGAGGATCTGACCCAGGAGGAGgcagagaaaaaagaaatgga atcgtgtgtctctgAAGCTGAAAAGCAAAATCATG GTATTGATCAACGAGAGAAAAAGTTCAAGGCGCACCGTCAGTTTGGAGACAGAAGAGGAGGTGTCATCAGTGCCCGCACCTACTTCTACGCAGATGAGGCCAAGTGTGACCAGCACATGGACACCTTCATCAAATGCATCAAAGCATCGG GGGGAGCATCAGTAGATGGATTCTCAGCCATTAAGATGACAGCTCTTGGTCGACCTCAGTTCCTG TTGCAGTTTTCAGAAGTACTTGTAAAATGGAAACGTTTCTTTAAATTTTTGGCTGCTCAGCAAGGAAAAGATGATGTAGACATCCTGGAGCAAAAGCTGGAACTGGAACATCTGCAG GAGAGTTTGACTCAGATGGGTGTTGGTGCAAAAGCTGACATTAAGAACTGGTTCACTGGAGAAAAACTGGGATTGTCTGG aactATTGACCTTCTTGACTGGAACAGTTTGATCAATGACAGAACAAAGATTTCAAACCTGCTGCTTGTTCCAAATGTTGAG ACTGGACACCTTGAACCCCTACTCAGCAGATTTACAGATGAGGAAGAGAAACAGATGAAGAGGATGCTGCAGAGGCTGGATGTTCTGGCCAAG CATGCATTGGAGAATGGAGTGAGGCTTATGGTAGATGCAGAGCAGACATACTTCCAGCCGGCAATCAGTCGACTCACACTGGAGATGCAGAGGCTCTATAACCAGGAGAAACCGATCATCTTTAATACCTACCAGTGCTATCTAAAG GAGGCATATGACAATGTGTCTGTAGACGTGGAGCTTTCTCGTCGCGAAGGTTGGTTTTTTGGTGCCAAGCTGGTTCGTGGGGCCTACATGTACCAGGAAAGATCCAGGGCAGCTGAAATTGGGTATGAGGACCCCATAAACCCAGACTATGAAGCAACTAATAGGATGTACCACAA GTGTCTTGAGTACATTCTGCTAGAGATTGAGCACAACAGGAAAGCTAATGTTATGGTTGCATCACACAATgaggacacagtgaaatttactTTGGAAAA AATGAACGAAATGGGCCTCAGGCCGTCTGAGAACAAGGTGTACTTCGGACAGCTGCTCGGCATGTGTGACCAGATCAGTTTCCCCCTGG GTCAGGCAGGCTTTCCTGTGTACAAATATGTTCCCTACGGCCCTGTGAATGAGGTCATCCCCTACCTGTCCCGCCGTGCCCAGGAAAACCGTGGCTTCATGAAGGGATCTCAGAGAGAGCGTGCACTGCTGGGGCAGGAGTTGAAACGGAGGCTTTTCAAAGGGCAGCTGCTTTACCAGCCTGTCTAG
- the LOC114790133 gene encoding low-density lipoprotein receptor-related protein 8-like: protein MCKNEVCVPELLWCDGQNDCGDNSDEVGCGPCAESNVRCPEGICLSANEHCDGTAQCRDGRDEPVTCGKKCSIANGSCSHICVDQPWGAQCKCPAGFTLSANGASCKDFDECSMAFGPCMQICLNTPGSFSCSCVDGFELKAEGACYARGNRSKILTVKDGLIGLVNLATGSFQGLNRIVRDPVALTYDLSQNAVFWADDLGQIYMAEGLRTTILFTGQSGLNSLACDWLSGLLYWGNAKTQSIFVGAPDGSRAMAPVIVKDCNPLDLVLLPNIRSLFWLNKGLKRQMSIETAGMDGSRRTTLAIVSTEAPRSLTLDVGAKRLYWISDFKMTIETIKWDGTGRHTFWNVFRSGSPKALAVFEGLLYWTDKQHLWQTTPNKPKQSSLIQTGSLPLMTLHHELQQPQGPPSPCAKSRCQLCLPSLDASSGYICACPKGLFPLPDGSCQYFRIVYATARRMYTLEFRKDGPAKTLLFSTLEDMESFDIYWTRGAIVFTNGTGHVKVKWLNQERFDLIPTPDPGIATLNMVQMLHPPD from the exons ATGTGCAAGAATGAAGTCTGCGTCCCTGAGCTCTTGTGGTGTGATGGCCAGAATGACTGCGGCGATAATTCTGATGAAGTGGGCTGTG GTCCTTGTGCGGAGTCGAATGTCCGCTGCCCGGAAGGCATCTGCCTGTCTGCTAACGAGCATTGTGATGGAACAGCTCAGTGCAGAGACGGGCGGGATGAGCCAGTTACTTGCG GTAAAAAATGTTCCATCGCAAATGGCAGCTGTAGTCACATCTGTGTGGATCAGCCTTGGGGAGCTCAGTGCAAATGTCCAGCAGGTTTCACTCTTTCTGCAAATGGGGCTAGTTGCAAAG ATTTTGATGAGTGCTCCATGGCTTTCGGTCCCTGCATGCAAATCTGCTTAAATACGCCAGGTTCCttttcctgcagctgtgttgatGGTTTTGAATTGAAAGCTGAAGGTGCATGCTATGCACGGG GGAATAGATCAAAAATTCTGACCGTGAAGGATGGACTTATTGGATTGGTGAACTTGGCAACAGGATCATTTCAGGGTCTTAACAGAATAGTCCGTGATCCAGTGGCTCTGACCTATGACCTGTCTCAGAATGCAGTCTTTTGGGCAGATGACCTGGGCCAAATTTACATGGCTGAAGGACTGAGAACCACTATTCTCTTCACTG GCCAATCTGGTCTCAACAGTCTCGCGTGTGATTGGCTCAGTGGACTTCTTTACTGGGGTAATGCGAAGACCCAGTCCATATTTGTGGGAGCCCCTGATGGCAGCAGAGCTATGGCTCCCGTTATTGTGAAAGACTGTAACCCTTTGGACCTGGTTCTCCTCCCCAATATCAG ATCCTTGTTTTGGTTGAACAAGGGACTCAAAAGGCAAATGAGTATAGAGACAGCTGGCATGGATGGATCCCGAAGGACAACTCTGGCCATTGTCAGCACTGAAGCTCCTCGAAGTTTGACCTTAGATGTTGGTGCCAAACGGCTTTACTGGATCAGTGATTTTAAGATG ACAATTGAGACGATCAAATGGGATGGAACAGGGCGCCACACGTTTTGGAATGTGTTTAGGAGTGGTTCTCCAAAGGCTCTTGCAGTGTTTGAGGGCCTGCTTTACTGGACTGATAAGCAGCATTTGTGGCAGACTActccaaacaaaccaaaacagagCAGCTTAATACAGACCGGATCGTTACCCCTCATGACTTTACACCATGAGCTGCAGCAGCCGCAAG GGCCACCCTCACCATGTGCAAAGTCTCGGTGTCAACTGTGCCTTCCGTCATTAGATGCTTCCTCAGGCTACATCTGTGCTTGCCCCAAGGGACTTTTCCCTTTGCCAGATGGATCATGCCAAT ATTTTAGGATTGTTTATGCCACAGCCAGACGTATGTACACTCTGGAATTTAGAAAAGATGGACCAGCAAAGACACTGCTTTTCAGCACTCTTGAGGATATGGAGTCTTTCGATATATACTGGACTCGAGGTGCGATAGTCTTCACCAATGGAACAGGCCATGTGAAGGTGAAGTGGCTGAATCAGGAAAGGTTTGATTTAATCCCAACCCCTGACCCAGGTATTGCCACTCTAAATATGGTACAAATGTTGCATCCCCCTGACTAG